ATAATGAAGCATAACCATCTCATTGGTACTAGTAATCTTTGTAatggtttatataaatagaatttaaatgattttgactttgcatcataatgttgacattaaacatagtttagtgaatgaatgCTCCACTTCTTGTGGCATAAATGTTTGGGTCATATTTCTAGAGAAAGaatggaaagattaataaagaatgaaaatcTTCCAAGACTAGATTTTACTAATCTGAATAttttgttagagatagggggaacAATATGAAGAAGCTTtggagcttgaagaagttttgtctttttacatGCACAACACTTTGAGTGACATTCCTattgattgttgcatcttagtctttatcttttcatatataaatcatGTAGAGGTAGGAAGATTGTTTCTAAAAGTTAGAAACTTCTTCAGTGCATaaaactctttgttttaatcgattacaaggttagtcgtaatcgattacacaagtgttTGTATCTTGTAAAGAGATTATCATTTCAGTTTAATTGATTATCAGTTAACCCTAATTGATTACATAGTTCAGTTGAGACCATGTCTAATTTTTCATGAGTCTCTCCTTTAATTGATTAGCAGGTGatcataatcgattacttcattcttaaaagtaatcaagaagactttaatcgattacatcaagaatctaatcaattacattattcttgaaagtttttcagatgttgggaagaacactttaatggattgaaatgataatataatcgattacttcttcgAAATAATCAATTGCATGtagttataactattttctctcTAAATAACCACCTTGTGTTCTCATTTTCAtaacgaaaaagaaaagaagaaagagagaagaaaaagtgcTTTGAATAAGAGTGCGACTCACAACTTCTAGACTTTATTTTTCTAAAGCTCGCATGGTAAAAAATGAGTTGTGAATTTTCCTTAGATCAAGAAAATGTTCATTCACATTAGCAAAGGTTCTTGCATGTGATTGATCAGGTTATGTCTCTCCTTGACTCagtttttcatgtattttacatgttagcatatgcatgaatttctaaagaCATACTAGAATAAGTTTTTCTTGTTTGGGCTAAGAGTAGGTTTCTCTTAAGCTCTTATTCACAAAAGATCCTAGGTTTGggtaccttagtctctttttctggGGTAAGAACTGAGAttgattgtgattgcttgtaagaattctatatgcatagtgaaaatctaatttggATTGGATTAAATAACTGGAGTAGCTTCTATagagatagagagtgaaccagtataaaaattggtgtacattttcttttgatcttatctttctttctcattgtaCTCTTGATCAATTTATTaaaggttaaagaaaatatctttttgaaaaaaagaactttaacaaaagGTTTTTATGTTAAGgatgattgattaaatattggtttATCAAAAGTTTATAATACGATCCTtggaaaagaatttttttaaactatggttttttaagtttgatttgatttagaaactaattcaccctccctcttggtttgtgagttccatcatcttttttcatatttgtgtggattgtattaaagcaaaacaaacaaaacacataAAGAAAGGTACTACAACAAGCACTTAGCTTCTTGAAATTATGCACACTGAAATTTatggaccttttgatgttaattCTTTCTGAAAGGAAAGGTACTTTATCACCgtcattgatgattattcacatTACAACTTTATCAACTTACTGCATGAGAAATCTCAAGCATTAAATGTCttagaaatttatttgaatgaagTAGAAAGGTAATTAGATAGAAGGTGAAAGTTGTCAATTCTGATAGAGGTGGAGAGTACTATGAAAGGTATGATGAAACTAGGCAACACCTATGTCCATTTGCTAAACTCCTTCAGAAATGTGATATTTGTGCGTAATACACAATGTCAAGTACACCACAACTAAATGGTGTATCAAAAAGGTGTAACAAAACATTAATGGATATGGTTATAATTATGTTGAGTAACTCTAAATTGCCCATATCTTTGTGGATGTGTGCATTGAAAACTGTTATGAATTTGCTAAATAGGATTCCTAGTAAGACAGTTCTGAAGACACATGTTGAACTGTGGACTAACAGGAAACCTAGCATAAGGAACTtgcatgtttggggttgccaagcaaaaataaggatttataatccccaagaaaagaaaacagatgcaagaacaatcaatggatatttcattggttatccatgccaaaaaaatcaaaaggggATGGGTTTTACTATcttaatcatagtatgagaattgttAAAATTGTAAATGTAAGGTTTAATAAAAATGGTAAAATCAGTGAGAGTACAGTTTCACATaatgtggaaattaaagaaattagaaTGCAAGTTCCTTTGACTTGCGCCTCTAGCAGTAAAGTAAGTGTTACTTTAGATGTTGTTCCAAACAACAATGAAGAAGAGCAGCACAATAATGAACCCATGATTGAAAATGAACTTAATGTAGAAGAACCACAAGAAATAtcattaaggaggtctcaaagagaaagaagactAACTATTTCAAATGATTATGTGGTATATCTACATGAATGAGAAACAGACTTAAGCATTACTGATGATGATCaagttttcattttcacaagTCGTAAGTTGTGATAATTCTTATAAGTGATTGGAAGCCATAAAAGAAGAGTTAAAATCCATAGAACAAAATGGTATTTGGGTCCTTGTAGAATTTCAGAAGGTTGCAAaagagttggttgtaagtggatCTTTAAGACTAAATGTGACTCTCATGACaaccttgaacgttacaaggTCAAACTTGTTGCTAAGGGTTTTACTCAAAGAGATGGtgttgattataaagagacatttTCACTAGGCTCGGGAAAGGATTCCTTTAGGATTATCACGACACTGGTTGTCCATTATGAGTTGGAACTACATCAAATGGATATGAAAATtgtcttttttaataaagatttaGAGGAAAATGTTTAcatggaccaaccaatggggttcttagttgaaggaaaggaacacatggtgtgcaaattaaagaaatcaatatacaaaCTTAAGTaagcttcccgccaatggtatttgaagtttaattttatcattgtttcctttggatttaagaaaaatattgttgaACGATGTATATATATCTAAAGGTCAATGGGAGTaaccttatattttttattttgtatgttgatgatatcttgTTTACAACTAATGATCTTAGTCTTCTTCATGAAATTAAGAAGTTTCTTTCtagtaattttgaaataaaggatATGGGTGAAACAAGATATGTGATAGGAATAgaaatattttgaaacaaatcacaaggattgttaggcttgGCCCATAAAgcatatattaataaagtacTAGAGAGGTTCAGGATGGAAAGTTGCTTATCATCACCCGTTCCAATTCAAAAAGGAGACAAGTTTAGTCTCGCACAATGTCCTAAGAATTATTTGGAATGGAAACAAATGGAAGCAATTTCGTATGCATCTGTTGTTGTGAGTATTATGTATGCTCAGATCTATACTCAACCAAACATAAGCTTTGTAGCTGAATGTTAGAAAGATACCAAAGTAATCAAGAATGAGACATTAGAAAACTACAAAGAAGGTTCTTAAATACTTGCAAGGAACAAGGGATCACATGCTTACATCTAGGAGGTCTGATCACCTTAAGATGATTAGGTATTCGGACTCAAACTTTGCTAGATGATCATGAGTGGATACAAGGAAATCCACCCTTGGCTATGTATTTCTTTTAGCTGGAGGAACAGTGTCGTGGAAGAGTGCAAAACAATttgttgttgcttcatccactATGGAAGCTAAATTTTTagcatgttttgaggctacaatttAGGCTAATTGATTGCAAAACTTTATTTTAGGGCTTGAAATTGTCAATATTGTTAGTCCGCTTAAAATATATTGTGATAACTCCACATCAGTGTTTTTCTTTAAGAACTACAAGTAATCTAATGGTATTAAACATATGGAGTTAAAGTACTTTATCACACAAAAGAAGAAGTTTAGAAATAGAGAGcgtcaatagaacatattaacacaaatttaatgataattgaCCCTTTGACAAAGAGGCTATTGCCCTAGATATTTATTGAGCATGTTGAAAATATggaaattattgttattaagaaTTGTTGAGTGTAATGTTTACTTTTGTTCTAGATTGTTAACACCTTGAGCTCATTTATCATATGTTTCTGATTACATGTTCTTTACGTTTGCATGCATATTTATATTAGAGTAATGTAAATAGATATTGTCTTAAATAAAGACTTTATGTTGGACCATTATGTGTTTCTAATtatggtcatattaaggagaagtCTAATTTGTGGTACATGGAAGGGATTATATCGATAAAGTGATATAAAGCTATCATGACTAATTAATACCTAttcttaattatgaaattatgatgtgtCCAATGTATGAAATGATTTACTCATTTCAATGTGCATTACGTaagttttatttgttaatttatttatctgtCCATGATATTAGATAATGTCACATGAATCAAGTGAGAGAATGTAATATTTAACGTCTCATATTAAAGGCATGTGACTTATTAAGGactactaaataaataattaattgttatggCCTGAGTTGTAAATGGGTTGTAGGCTTAAATAgaacagtttttaaaaataactattatttgaTAAGAGTAATAATTATAAAGGGGTTAATAGTCACTAACATGAGATAAGATATATTTCCTAACATTAAAGTATTCTCACAATCCTAGCTATCATTACCAAAGATAGagagaatagaaaaaagaatcaaaagaagtaaaatattatttctctcctcttttaaaaaattaaagtatgtcagaaaagaaattttaccttaaagaaAAGTACACACATATTTCaaaatcttattaattttttattattgagaaCCTATAAGACTATTATTTACGCTTCCAGCACATATTTTAACTATTCACACAAGAGTTAAACTCAAAACTTTATCTAATTAAAGATAACCAAGCTCCTTATTACTCCTAATTTCCCTAAACCTCGTATAATTCTTAGATCAATCAAAGACGTTGGTGATAtcacatttttataaatacacATGTGAACCTGTAGTAATTAGATGAAAATTGCTAGCTTCTTCGAATATTTATACTGGCTAGCTAGAGAATTTCGATgtaagagagaaaaagataattttgagtttgaaattaattttttatattcttaattaaaagGTTATTATTCTTAACGTGTTTTTCAAAAGCCTCCTTAATTTAAGGATTTGGAATTTAGTAGGTATTTTTGAAGCTTCTATATGAACAAAGTCCCTCATTGACTAAGGAGAAACTCTTCAAGAGtttatatttagttatttacataAACAGCTCAACTGCAGAAACGAGTTGTAGAGAAGAAAGAGtttatatccttttatttttaattacctcCGATAGGTGTGTATTGTCTACACTTTCATGCAAACTTTCAAGGCTACTACTACTTCTGTACATCTGAAAACCTCCTTTTCCAAACCTATATCTATGTATGACTTTGGGAAACTGGGTGCACATTGTTCAAAAGATGTATCTCAACGAGTATAACGTAatgcttattttaattaaatgttacaGGGAAATTAAGtagaaagacaattttcccttaactatatatatttctttctttcaccccacAGCTGAAAACACCGTTGTATCACCATCAACACTGTCCACTAAGTAGTAGTGAGTAACTCTCTAATCAATGAATATATACTATCACTGTCAAGGACTGTGAGATCTCTGCTATTTAGCAGCATGATATGACTCAGTTAATAAATGTGTGTTCAGAGAGATCAATATATAATTTAGGAGGGATATGCATGGGTGGGTGACAAATTCCTATTGTCGATTGGGAAGAGGAATCTATttatataaacatataaaaatgtgtgtatatatatatatatatatatatatatatatatatatatatatatatatatgaagaaagGTTGCacagaataattaaatttaggTGTTACTTGTATACTATAATGATGAAAGACATGGAACGAGATCATTAAATCTGACTATAAATtgtcttaaattttatatataactatGATATTTTTCTAGGTACCTTGAACCTGCTGGCACAAGTAGTTATTGCACTCTGCGGCAAAACTGCAAAAGCTAGCGACAACAGCAAAGATATATGAtgccaatataaaaaaaaaagtgaaaaagataAATGCAAAAATTAAGCTGATGAATTAATAGTTTAGAACTAAGAGAAATGGTTCCCATCCAAGAGTTTTTAGAAAGTGTAAGAGAAGGACAGGACAGACTCTTCTCCTTACAACCATTACTCTTAAGCAGTGACCGCGTGCTTTGCCAACCTCTATGAGTGTGTCCATGTGAATGAAAGTGACTGAGAAGGAGGGAAATGGCTTTGCTCATTGGCGTGGCCTTTCACCTTTGCTCCTGGCTGCTGCTGCGGTCTGTTTCATGTAGGAGACCAATAACaccaatattatttattaccaTGTACTTAATTATAAGGTCAACTCGAGCTCCAATTTTTATGCTAGCTCGCTGCACCTTTCATTTAACTTTACTTGTTTTGAATACtctaaataagtaatttaatgtcctcttaaatatttataatttttaatattaaaaaatatataggcAACAAAGTTATACTACTATGTGTTAAGTATATACTTTCTTCGTTTTcttttataaggaaaaaaacacattccttttgttttctttataagCAAAATTTGACtactttttatttcatttaataagattatgtttaaaatactttttatttaatagagaatttatatttaatatcaagTTTTAACGAAAGATAGTTtaagaaaaatgtatttttaattggaAACGACAGTTTAATTAagctaactattttttttaataagaagtgtgaaatcaatttttttggcttataacactactagaaaatcaTGAGTTAGCCACCAAATTTAGAGACCGAAAGTATCAATCAGAAACTGCAACCGATTTAGTCATTAATAACATAAATTGTCATTTACACAACTCAACAATTCATTTTGCGACTAAAGCAGTGGTGACCCAAGTAGGTGCAAATTCGGTCACAAAGGAAGTACCCATTAGCTTTCAACATAGTATATACCTAACACTGTTTCTATTTACAATTAATAGTGTGTAACTATATGTGAAGCAAGTAGAGTTAACAAAATGGGTCAATTTGCTCCATTTTAACCTATCCTACCACCACTCTACCAAAAATGACTTGAGGCATGTTGGCATGTGCTTTGGATAAGTGAGTTGgaggatatatatataacccCCCTCACTTATGGGTGAGTTGGAGGATTAGTccgcttaaaatttaaaaaatgaaaaaaagaaaattaaagtctACTAACACACAATAGTTTATAGTTACATTACTATAAAATATTGAAGTTACAGTACAACactcaaaaaaatattgaattaacCACTGTCATTACTAACATGCTTAAAGCATTTACATTGTATGGTTGTTTATCTTAAAGAATAaactatgtttttttctttataaaattggAAATGACATATTTTTGTCCCTACAAAAAATTTGtgcatttttaattcttttaaaattaaaatatcctaCTTTGGTTAAGAATTAGGTCAGTTAAAGTTAAACCTACGTATTTAATTAATGTTCACTTAAGAACTAGatacatgtaaaattaaatttacattcATTTAACATGTAGGTCCGATTTTAATTGATCCTAACTCAAtcaaattatgatatattttaattttatgagaactaaaaaggtaaaaaaaattgtataagaataaaaattgaactttttttaattttataaagacaaaaatatattttagtctatCTTATAATAAATTAGTGGAACCCAAtggtactatatatatatatatatatatatatatatatatatatatatatatatatatatatatatatatatatatatatatatatatatatatattaaagcaATGGGACATATATAAGAGTGTCACGTCAAATGCTCCaatgattatttttgttaagCAACACATCTTATTTTGAAGTACCTCACGTAAGCAACCATGTTCTAGATGCTCTTAATGTGGTTATAATACATTTAATGTAATGAAAACTTTACATAACAACGTCAACAATGCATAGTTGCTTAAATAGGTTATTTGTCTTAATTTTTTGTCctataatatcatataaatttgagaattttatacaaaaatttactttaatacTAAAGTTGATAAAGTGAGTGTTTAActtagtttttctcttttttctgtcGATTTTTGGCttagaaaatacttttttattgataaaaaatagttaaggtAACATTGCTTATATAAAGAATGAGGCTTGTATAAGAAACGACATGTTAATGATCCAACAACAAAAATTGTTAAATGACGCATCTTATTTTTAACAAGTcacataaataattatgttGTAAATGTTCTAAGAAATCCAAATATAtagtctaataaaaaaattattcaaaatatgttTCACATTACATTTCCATGATTCCAAACTTCAAATTATATGtagcccaaaaaaataaaaataaaaacacttcaAATGCACTCATCCAAGAGTTAGCATACACAAATACTTATTAcacactatatattttttatgtgtatatcaattaatatgaaattattttagtttaattaataattttgagtgTGACCCCGTcctatatttgaattaatattagaTATTTGAAGAGTAATTAAATTCATTGGCTATCGGCTATAATGATCTTACATCATTTAAACTAAATCGTCTCTCATAAAATAAACTTATGgtctataaaagtaaaaataaaaaataaaaaattacacctATGAAAACATTACTGTAACAAAAGACCTCCTAAATAAAATGAGTAATAAATTTCCTTAATTGCGACCAACCCTCAAGTCGAGATGCATTCAGTGTCGTAATGTATTAATCGTCATCTAAAAGATGATTAGTTGATTCATTTACcaagaaaaacaattacataCTGATACTGTATAAAAATGACACACCCCACAATCATATAAAAAGGACAAGAAGAACAATAATGGATGCGGTCCAAATCAAGCGGCACGCAATTGCAAAAAGAGTAAGCAAAGCTTATAGATGTTCAGTATGGAACAAGCTACTGAACTACCTAAGCTACCCAACAGGCAACAGTAATCACATTTCTCAGACGTTTCATTGAATTTGAAACTAAGCCTCTATGTTGCATTTTTGTTGGATAGTATTGAATTGCTAAAGCCATTAAGCCAATTTCATTAGCATACAATCACAGAAGAACTATAGTCAAATAGATAATATAAAAGGACCATCTcgaataattttcaaaataaataattttgatatatatatatatatatatatatatatatatatatatatatatatatatatataagatctaCATTATATGAAATAGACCAGACTCCATGGTAAGTCTTCTAACTAATGTTACATTCTTATGTAGCTAGAGCTGTTCTACGTGAACAATTATGGTTAGATAGGGACATGACAGAATTAACATCCGCTGGCAtcgtatatatataattatttgagtGACATATATGCTTTTGTTGTCCCTTTCAAGTTACATGTGCATCCAAAAAAATGTGCCATTAACAATTACGCTGGAATCTTTTTAATTGTGCGTGCCTATCCTTTTGCAAATTGTATAACCCTCAGAAAAGTTAATAAACTACGAAAGTAAACTCATTAGATAAAAATTACCTCATTTATATGTACTATTTTGattatattactaattaataaaGTCATCTTTCCGTGATCTTGGGCCTGTTAATGGTGGAAAATCAGTTGCTTGACAGACGAGGCAACTCGGGTATTGCTAAAAATAATTCATGCGTTTCTTTTCTTACTTAAAGGGTGACAGGACCAAGTATGCAAAAGAGGATATTAACTCATTGCAAGATTATCAAAGATTTTGCTGGCTGCCTTGTTATATATCTTTAAAAGGTAGGTTGAGGCTTGAGAGCttacaaaaaatgttaaaacacCATGAAATCTGAGATAACTAAAACAGCAACATTTAAGGTAGTTTGTAAACACAGCAAATGTTCAACTAGTTGAATACCCACTAAAAAAGGTTAGTTGCTGAAAATTCAAGTTCGACACCTCTACATCATATTGGTGAAGGGAGTCAAGGGAAGGCTGAACCAGTTGCGTCTGCAACACGGCCATGGCCACCGTCAAGAAGGGAAAGCCTGATCTCCGTAAGGTGTTGCCTGTTGTCATCGTCCTTCAGCACAGGCCATGGCACAGAAAGGATGGCGTTTTACATGCATTTCGAAGATTATGTTGGGTCACAGTGAATCCCAAGGGTGAAATGAAAGGATCTACTATCACTGGTCCAATTGGGAAGGAGTGTGCTAATCTCTGGCCGAGGATTGCAAGAGTTGCCAATGCTATTGTTTAGGTTGGGTTTCTACTCTGGCGTTTGTAATGTTCCTGCTTCTTGAAGTTCTTTCTGATATTGTTTTAGGTtgacgtaaaaaaaaaaaaaagatattgtttTAGGTTGAATCCCAGACAACATGGCACAGATAGTTTGTTTTGTCTTTGTTTGACTTCTCGGTGAGAAGTGTTTTGATGAGATTAATTGATAGTTTATAAGAGGTGTTTTCTGGTTTAAAAAATGACGATGATGGCTATTAGTATTTGGGTTAATTTGGCTTACTTGAAAAAGTTTGGGCAGATGGCTAGATCACCTCGTCACCATGCCAAGACATGATATGATATCAGGTATCAACAAACAACTCTTCCAAAATAATAAAGCTCTTATTCAAGACTCGtgaatagttttattttatggcTAACACCTCCCACACAAGAGCCGAGTCTGAAACATGGACATTGTATAGGCCCGCCCCATCTTAAATTCAAACTTCTACTAAGAAGAATAGACGCGACAGAGAATTTGATACCAccaaattataaacaaaatttgTGAAAAGCTAATAAAGCTCTTAGGTGAAGGCACGATTTTATAGCTCTAACAAAAATAAAGCTTTAAACAAAATATGGATTTCATTTCCAAGATGAGTAAGCTGCATGCTCCGTCTAGTTGCCCTGaagaaattttgaaatgataATCAAAAGCTTCACTACTAATCAAAataagcagggaaaattttggGAGAAATTATTCAATTTAACCATTATCAAGTCATTGAATCAATTTACTTTTTGATCCCACATTCAAAAATAAGTAAACAATAGTTAAATTTAACTCCAGACAGCAacaatttattgatataaaatgtTTACACACCTCTTTAAATTTGGATGGTCGTTACAGGTATGTGATAAAGACTATTCAGACCTTTCCATTGACAAAATACAGACAGTTGACAGGGCCAATAATGTCATCCCACAATAGCACAAACCTGGCCATAAGCAGTCAAAGATAGTTTCAAACAGAGTTAAGATGGCACGTGTATACTACTATCAGTGCACTATAGTTATAAGATCAAGTAGCAGAATCCAAGCACCGTAAGAAtgatttctatttctttttcttttttctatactaaaagaatatataatcCTAATAAGAATGGTATTACACTAGTGCAGAAACACAACTAGTACCTCAAAATGGGACAGTTTTCTTTCTAATATGATAGCAGGTGCATACTACAAGTAGTGCACtgtagttttctttcttttgtgttcATTTAGACCGGATTATTAATCTGGATAGCAGAGCAGAGCCACCAACTCAAAAACACTATAGTGGAAAGCAGATAGTAGGATGACCACTACACTGAAGATAATGGGGAAAAGGTAATTTATACCACACATATGAAATgatggagaaaaaaattaaagacatcATTATTAATAATCAAAAGTAATAATCTATACACAATCACCACCAATATAAGGCATATTTAACAAGTCAACAACAACAAGAGACTAATGCAGAGGATCAGGTGCTCCGCTGGGCACCTGGGCTGGATGTGACTGAGATGACGCCTTGACTGCACCAAAGAGAATGAACAGAGGTTGTCTCacagaagaagaaacagaaaaaaggaCGGAATTGTTGAAGAGAGGAAATTGCTGCAAGAAATGGGCATAGTGCCAGTATGAACTATGAACCGAAGGAGGCACAGACTCAACAGAGGTTAAAGAGCTGCCAGATAACATTGAGCTGCTGAAGAAGCAAGGCTTTCACCAGAAGACGCATCAGCAGCCAATGTTGGAAGATGCAAACAGTGCAACATAGTGCATCCTTCTTCGAAGAATGAAGGGTGCTTCAAACCCTATTATCATTCTGATGggagaaaattatgaaatttcatAAACTATCTCTAAATCAGAACAAAAGGAACGCCAAGCAGGAATTCAAATGGAATGTTAAACATAGTGGCTATGAGCCTATGAGGCCATCATTCAGGCTGCTATCACCacccaaaaaaaacaaaatccagCACCTCTTCCATCATTTCAGGCTGCACAAAGGACCATTCAAATCCCCtcctaaaaaaacattattttcctATGAGATTTCTTGAACTAACTCTTCCAATCTtcccaaaatttgatttttgttgttgCTCTAGCCCTGTTTGGGGAGCAATACACTTGCAGAGATCTTGCTCATGTAACAgagctttcttcttgaatttcatTTATCTTCTAACATGTACTTTCCCAAACGGAGTTTGTTGCTAACAAAGGATGATACTTAAAGCGTAAAGGACTAGCATTGGAAAAATCATATTGTTAATCCATGTcacaaaatatattgaaatctaagaagaagaaaaaagttggTATTAAGTTGAACAACTCCATAACCCAAACACTAGGTCATGGAATGGTGCCTCAGAGAGATCGTGGAGGCTATATAATTCTCAGGTCTGATTATTAAACCATACAGCTTCTGATTAACCTAATAGCTTCTAAATTTTAATCTCGCAAACACAAAAACCCTAAGAAACAGAAATGGGGAGGGGGGAAGAAAGTTGACCTGTCAGTCACTGGTATCCGCCACCGCGAGCGTTAATGTCCTCCTCGACGATGGAGTTGAGATAAACGGGAGGGAAGTCGGAGAAGGCGAAGGTCTGCTCCTTCATGAGCTTTTCGACATCGGGATTCTTCAAAACGGTGCGTCGGATGGGAGGGCGGTTGCGGCGCTGGTCGCGGGTGAAGTACTTGATGTCGTAGACGGTCTCCGGGAGGGAGTTGGGGATGATGGGCTTCTCCTTGACGGTGGCGGGGCAGCTGAGGCGGTACTCCACGGCCAAGGGTAATGCGGATTTGTACTCGGGGCCCGCGCACGGGCCCGTGATCTCCCATGGCTTCTTCATGAACCGCTTCAGGGTCTGCATCACAGAATTCGACGCCGATTTCGCCATACCAACtgggtttttttctttctcaaatcaAGGAACCATTTACTATTTATGAGTTTAgcta
This genomic interval from Glycine max cultivar Williams 82 chromosome 5, Glycine_max_v4.0, whole genome shotgun sequence contains the following:
- the LOC100813454 gene encoding uncharacterized protein is translated as MAKSASNSVMQTLKRFMKKPWEITGPCAGPEYKSALPLAVEYRLSCPATVKEKPIIPNSLPETVYDIKYFTRDQRRNRPPIRRTVLKNPDVEKLMKEQTFAFSDFPPVYLNSIVEEDINARGGGYQ